One Natronomonas moolapensis 8.8.11 genomic region harbors:
- a CDS encoding aldo/keto reductase, with protein MPGLGLGTWQNEAPDTCAESVRTALEAGYRHVDTAQIYGNEAAVGRGIAAADIDREDVFLATKVWIDSLAHDDVLESTEESLEKLGTEYVDLLYVHWPAGEYEPEATLSAFEQLRESGAIDRIGVSNFEPSHVETAQSVVDAPIFANQVEMHPLLPQRELRAFCADAGVELVAYSPLARGDVFDVDVLSDIADDRGVSEAQVSLAWLRAKDVTPIPKATGADHIRDNWASLELELTDEEVGRIDGIDAERRQVDPDFAPAAW; from the coding sequence ATGCCGGGACTCGGACTCGGAACGTGGCAAAACGAGGCCCCCGACACCTGTGCCGAATCCGTCCGAACCGCTCTAGAAGCCGGGTACAGACACGTCGATACGGCCCAGATCTACGGCAACGAGGCGGCGGTCGGCCGCGGCATCGCCGCCGCTGACATCGACCGCGAGGACGTCTTCCTCGCGACGAAAGTCTGGATCGACAGCCTCGCCCACGACGACGTGCTCGAATCCACCGAGGAGAGCCTCGAAAAACTCGGCACGGAGTACGTCGACCTGCTGTACGTCCACTGGCCGGCGGGCGAGTACGAACCCGAGGCGACGCTGTCGGCCTTCGAGCAACTGCGGGAGTCGGGTGCGATCGACCGCATTGGCGTCTCGAACTTCGAGCCGAGCCACGTCGAGACCGCCCAGTCGGTCGTCGACGCGCCGATTTTCGCCAACCAAGTCGAGATGCACCCGCTTCTCCCACAGCGCGAGCTCCGGGCGTTCTGTGCGGACGCCGGCGTCGAGTTGGTCGCGTACTCGCCGCTGGCCCGCGGCGACGTCTTCGACGTGGACGTCCTCTCGGACATCGCCGACGACCGCGGGGTCAGCGAGGCGCAGGTCAGCCTCGCGTGGCTCCGCGCGAAGGACGTCACGCCGATTCCGAAGGCGACCGGCGCGGATCACATCCGCGACAACTGGGCGTCGCTGGAGCTCGAGTTGACCGACGAGGAGGTCGGACGCATCGACGGCATCGACGCCGAACGCCGACAGGTCGATCCCGACTTCGCCCCGGCGGCGTGGTGA
- a CDS encoding AAA family ATPase, giving the protein MTRQVTLTVKGAEKRDAGRGVARLPESARRALGVLSGDTVVIEGERRTVAKAWPAGGSDGIVRIDAETRANAGVNVGETVTVGPVSIAEADRVVVEIPVRADDDVLESIAGDLRDRPLHSGETVRLERPGVRAMVVETAPDGTVRVTGNTTVRVRERPGTGDDRSDGAASGSTADRDQTVPEPAAEATYEDIGGLDEELEQVREMIELPLSEPELFRKLGIDPPSGVLLYGPPGTGKTLIAKAVANEVDAHFEVIDGPEIVSKYKGESEERLRETFERAIENQPSVVFVDEIDSIAGTRDEDADMENRVVAQLLTLMDGLEDRGQVIVVGATNRVDAIDPALRRGGRFDREIEIGAPDESGRREILDVHTRGMPLADDVDLDALAARTHGFVGADVHALVTEAAMRALRGREGREDLVVTQADVETALTAVDPSTMREYVAETPEATFDDVGGLEAAKRVLTEAVEWPLAYGALFEATNTDPPSGVLLYGPPGTGKTLLARALAGESEVNFVSVAGPELLDKYVGESEKAVREVFDRARQAAPSIVFFDEIDALAGVRGDASEATERVVSQLLAELDGLAAAPNVVVLAATNRIDAIDPALLRPGRFESHVEVPIPDRAARREILSVHAAGKPLGEDVDLDAVADRTEGLSGAELESVVRAASMRAIREVADELGPEAATERADEIEIEAAHLEAALAGIGEAENGARSKTGDRTSD; this is encoded by the coding sequence ATGACCCGGCAGGTCACGCTGACGGTGAAGGGTGCGGAAAAACGGGACGCGGGACGCGGCGTCGCCCGCCTGCCGGAGTCCGCGCGGCGCGCCCTCGGCGTGTTGAGTGGCGACACGGTGGTGATAGAGGGCGAACGCCGGACGGTGGCGAAAGCCTGGCCCGCGGGCGGGAGCGACGGGATCGTCCGCATCGATGCCGAGACCCGTGCCAACGCGGGCGTCAACGTCGGCGAGACCGTCACCGTGGGACCGGTATCGATCGCCGAGGCGGACCGGGTCGTCGTCGAGATCCCCGTGCGTGCCGACGACGACGTACTCGAATCGATTGCGGGGGACCTCCGGGATCGACCGCTTCACTCCGGCGAGACGGTACGGCTCGAACGGCCGGGCGTCCGTGCGATGGTCGTAGAGACGGCCCCGGACGGGACCGTCCGAGTCACCGGAAACACGACCGTTCGGGTGCGGGAACGCCCCGGAACCGGCGACGACCGGTCGGACGGAGCGGCGTCCGGATCGACCGCCGATCGGGATCAAACCGTGCCGGAACCAGCCGCCGAGGCGACTTATGAGGACATCGGTGGGCTGGACGAGGAACTCGAACAGGTCAGAGAGATGATCGAGTTGCCCCTCTCGGAGCCGGAGCTCTTCCGGAAACTCGGCATCGATCCGCCCTCCGGGGTCCTCCTGTACGGGCCGCCCGGGACCGGCAAGACGCTCATCGCGAAGGCGGTCGCCAACGAGGTCGACGCCCACTTCGAGGTGATCGACGGCCCCGAAATCGTCTCGAAGTACAAAGGCGAAAGCGAAGAACGGCTCCGGGAGACGTTCGAACGGGCGATCGAGAACCAGCCGTCGGTCGTCTTCGTCGACGAGATCGACTCCATCGCCGGCACGAGAGACGAGGACGCCGACATGGAAAACCGGGTCGTCGCGCAGCTTCTGACGCTCATGGACGGCCTCGAGGACCGCGGACAGGTCATCGTCGTCGGCGCGACGAACCGCGTCGACGCGATCGATCCCGCCCTGCGGCGCGGCGGGCGCTTCGACCGGGAGATCGAAATCGGCGCGCCCGACGAGTCGGGCCGCCGGGAGATCCTCGACGTCCACACCCGCGGGATGCCGCTCGCCGACGACGTCGACCTCGACGCGCTCGCCGCCAGAACCCACGGCTTCGTCGGCGCGGACGTCCACGCCCTCGTCACGGAGGCCGCCATGCGCGCGCTTCGGGGCCGCGAGGGCCGCGAGGACCTCGTGGTCACCCAGGCCGACGTCGAGACCGCCCTCACCGCCGTCGACCCCTCGACGATGCGCGAGTACGTCGCCGAGACGCCCGAGGCGACTTTCGACGACGTCGGCGGCCTCGAGGCGGCAAAGCGGGTGCTCACCGAGGCCGTCGAGTGGCCCCTCGCCTACGGTGCGCTCTTCGAGGCGACGAACACCGATCCGCCTTCCGGGGTCCTCCTGTACGGGCCGCCCGGGACCGGCAAGACCCTCCTCGCCCGGGCGCTCGCCGGCGAGAGCGAGGTGAACTTCGTCTCCGTCGCCGGGCCGGAACTGCTCGACAAGTACGTCGGCGAATCGGAGAAGGCCGTCCGGGAGGTGTTCGACCGTGCCCGTCAGGCCGCCCCATCGATCGTCTTCTTCGACGAGATCGACGCGCTGGCCGGGGTCCGCGGGGACGCGAGCGAGGCCACCGAACGCGTCGTCTCCCAGCTGCTCGCCGAACTCGACGGGCTGGCGGCGGCCCCGAACGTCGTCGTCCTCGCGGCGACGAACCGCATCGACGCGATCGACCCCGCGTTGCTCCGCCCCGGCCGATTCGAATCCCACGTCGAGGTGCCGATCCCCGACCGGGCGGCCAGACGCGAGATCCTGTCGGTCCACGCCGCCGGCAAGCCGCTCGGCGAGGACGTCGACCTCGATGCCGTCGCCGATCGGACCGAGGGTCTCTCCGGGGCGGAACTCGAATCCGTGGTCCGGGCGGCGTCGATGCGGGCGATCCGGGAGGTGGCTGACGAACTCGGTCCCGAGGCAGCCACGGAGCGTGCCGACGAGATCGAGATCGAAGCGGCGCACCTCGAGGCGGCGCTGGCGGGGATCGGAGAGGCCGAAAACGGTGCGCGATCGAAAACAGGCGATCGGACGAGCGACTGA
- a CDS encoding M20 family metallopeptidase: MSDDARPPADDEAETRPDEESIPAPSTERVLDLATELLSFDTRNPPGETRVLLEWLEGLLSDLGLETELVATDPAKPNVLATLPGRADRTLLYNGHVDTVPFDGDEWCFDPLGERAGERLYGRGATDMKGPLAAMIHAMETFVGAKTEPPVDLAIAVVSDEETGGSAGVGTLLDRGVVDADACVIGETTCSNGRHSVTVADRGSIWLTLEAEGTAAHGSRPALGENAIDRLWAAITAIRTRLPARELELPAGFGPILEESIAHYEPSMGETAARELFEHPTVNLGTIEGGDSVNTVPSAASARLDVRLTAGVETSEILADVRGCLADCPGVTVADASWSVGTHEPVESPLVEATTATAGRVVDAPVRRRSATGGGDAKAFRNAGIPTVDFAFGTDTVHAVDEYITVEALARNAAVFTRLPAVWAASIA, translated from the coding sequence ATGTCAGACGACGCGAGGCCGCCGGCCGATGACGAGGCGGAAACGAGACCGGACGAGGAGTCGATCCCGGCGCCGTCGACCGAGCGCGTCCTCGATCTCGCGACCGAGCTTCTCTCGTTCGACACGCGGAACCCTCCGGGGGAGACGCGCGTCCTCCTCGAGTGGCTCGAGGGCCTCCTCTCGGATCTCGGCCTCGAGACCGAACTCGTTGCGACCGATCCGGCGAAGCCGAACGTGCTCGCGACGCTGCCCGGGAGAGCCGACCGGACGCTTCTGTACAACGGCCACGTCGACACGGTGCCGTTCGACGGCGACGAGTGGTGCTTCGATCCCCTCGGCGAGCGCGCCGGAGAGCGCCTCTACGGGCGCGGCGCGACCGACATGAAGGGTCCCCTGGCGGCGATGATACACGCGATGGAGACATTCGTCGGTGCCAAAACCGAGCCGCCGGTCGATCTGGCCATCGCGGTCGTGAGCGACGAGGAGACCGGCGGCTCGGCCGGCGTCGGAACCCTCCTCGACCGGGGCGTCGTCGACGCCGACGCGTGCGTCATCGGCGAGACGACCTGTTCGAACGGCCGCCACTCGGTCACCGTCGCGGACCGCGGGAGCATCTGGTTGACTCTCGAAGCCGAGGGGACGGCGGCCCACGGCTCCCGCCCCGCCCTCGGCGAGAACGCGATCGACCGGCTCTGGGCCGCCATCACCGCCATCAGGACCCGACTCCCCGCCCGCGAACTCGAGCTGCCGGCGGGGTTCGGGCCGATCCTCGAGGAGTCGATCGCCCACTACGAGCCGTCGATGGGCGAGACGGCGGCCCGGGAGCTGTTCGAGCACCCGACCGTCAACCTCGGAACGATCGAGGGCGGCGACAGCGTCAACACGGTGCCGAGCGCCGCGAGCGCCCGACTCGACGTCCGCCTGACTGCGGGCGTCGAGACGAGCGAGATCCTCGCGGACGTCCGCGGGTGTCTCGCCGACTGCCCGGGGGTCACGGTCGCCGACGCGAGCTGGTCGGTCGGGACGCACGAGCCCGTCGAGAGCCCGCTCGTCGAGGCGACCACGGCGACCGCCGGGCGCGTCGTCGACGCCCCGGTCCGTCGCCGGAGCGCGACCGGCGGCGGCGACGCCAAGGCGTTCCGCAACGCGGGAATCCCGACCGTCGATTTCGCGTTCGGCACCGACACCGTCCACGCCGTCGACGAGTATATCACGGTCGAGGCGCTCGCGCGGAACGCCGCGGTCTTCACCCGGTTGCCGGCCGTCTGGGCAGCATCGATCGCGTGA
- a CDS encoding DUF7508 domain-containing protein, giving the protein MPLEKGWEPLERSTIGAVPDRYGVYELGGTDGTVLSVEHGPLRSELKEALAYGDAARVRWRPTQNRAEAERLVAEHRERMESR; this is encoded by the coding sequence ATGCCGCTCGAGAAGGGCTGGGAACCGCTCGAACGGTCGACGATCGGAGCGGTGCCGGACCGCTATGGCGTCTACGAACTCGGGGGCACGGACGGAACCGTTCTGTCGGTCGAGCACGGGCCGTTGCGGAGCGAACTGAAGGAGGCCCTCGCCTACGGTGACGCGGCGCGGGTCCGCTGGCGGCCGACACAGAACCGCGCCGAGGCCGAACGACTGGTCGCAGAACACCGCGAGCGGATGGAGTCGCGGTAG
- a CDS encoding thioredoxin family protein, with the protein MSGVVSDSNSAERTEHEWPVELADGRALEAFVSGSDAALVEFYTEGCGICRSMEPVLGNLARELDAPVGYINPRDDQPLVERFDVRSVPLFVCFVDGDPVARRSEGFISGDDLAAWVRRHADGGERNPA; encoded by the coding sequence ATGTCGGGCGTCGTGAGCGATAGCAACTCGGCCGAGCGAACCGAACACGAGTGGCCGGTCGAACTCGCCGACGGACGGGCGCTCGAAGCGTTCGTTTCCGGATCCGACGCCGCGTTAGTCGAGTTCTACACCGAGGGATGTGGCATCTGTCGGAGTATGGAACCGGTACTCGGGAACCTCGCCCGGGAGCTCGACGCCCCCGTCGGGTATATAAACCCCCGGGACGACCAGCCACTCGTCGAGCGCTTCGACGTCCGGAGCGTCCCGCTTTTCGTCTGTTTCGTCGACGGCGACCCGGTCGCCCGCCGCTCGGAGGGATTTATAAGTGGCGACGATCTCGCGGCCTGGGTCCGGAGGCACGCGGACGGCGGCGAGCGGAATCCGGCCTGA
- a CDS encoding geranylgeranyl reductase family protein gives MPPESYDIVVVGGGTSGCFAAATAAREGLDVALLERKTEEDGGRIACGDAIKGTSTFPDVIDLEYLREESFTNREITLARFENPKTDTNLDIGFRGGKGAIVDRKRYGEVLLEEADRAGAEIHYETVVQDVVQNGAVTGVTATKRGSVVEYEADVVLDAAGSLSLLQDRTDFEGTTFDTNVNYQQFCSAYREVIELDEPVEWDNAIVFKPTAELGYLWYFPRTSTEINVGLGFQMNKEPMKLVEHLKRDVRNREEFEGATVKDKLGAALPTRRPYDSAIAPGYMAVGDAAAHVNPCTGGGIPGAAKAGTWAAEAAMDAIADGRADDEDALWEYNRRVQTDFGKRFAAMDLYNIWGGTYDVDELVDIVSAMPGQQLADALALEGTTSMGWPLKIKTAVKTFGHWSTLFELKKLNDLATELKSVYDDYPATSGGLDLWRSRRDAVMDEVYELTGAEPKY, from the coding sequence ATGCCCCCCGAATCGTACGACATCGTCGTCGTGGGCGGTGGAACGTCGGGATGTTTCGCCGCGGCGACGGCGGCCCGAGAGGGCCTCGACGTGGCCCTCCTCGAGCGGAAGACCGAGGAGGACGGCGGCCGGATCGCCTGCGGCGATGCAATAAAAGGAACCAGCACGTTCCCCGACGTCATCGATCTCGAGTATCTACGCGAGGAGTCGTTCACAAACCGAGAGATCACGCTCGCCCGCTTCGAGAACCCCAAGACCGACACGAACCTCGATATCGGGTTCCGCGGCGGTAAGGGCGCGATCGTCGACCGCAAGCGCTACGGCGAGGTCCTTTTAGAGGAGGCCGACCGCGCCGGTGCCGAGATCCACTACGAGACGGTCGTCCAGGACGTCGTCCAAAACGGCGCGGTGACGGGCGTCACCGCGACGAAGCGCGGTTCAGTCGTCGAGTACGAGGCCGACGTGGTCCTCGACGCGGCGGGATCGCTGTCGCTGTTGCAGGACCGGACCGACTTCGAGGGGACGACCTTCGATACGAACGTCAACTATCAGCAGTTCTGCTCGGCCTACCGGGAGGTCATCGAACTCGACGAGCCCGTCGAGTGGGACAACGCCATCGTGTTCAAACCGACCGCCGAACTCGGCTACCTGTGGTACTTCCCGCGGACGTCGACGGAAATCAACGTCGGGTTGGGTTTCCAGATGAACAAGGAGCCGATGAAACTGGTCGAACACCTCAAACGCGACGTCCGGAACCGCGAGGAGTTCGAGGGCGCGACGGTGAAAGACAAACTCGGGGCGGCGCTGCCGACCCGGCGGCCCTACGACTCGGCGATCGCACCCGGCTACATGGCCGTCGGCGACGCTGCCGCCCACGTCAACCCCTGTACCGGCGGCGGGATCCCGGGCGCGGCGAAGGCCGGCACGTGGGCCGCCGAGGCCGCGATGGACGCCATCGCAGACGGCCGCGCCGACGACGAGGACGCCCTCTGGGAGTACAACCGCCGCGTCCAGACGGACTTCGGCAAGCGCTTCGCCGCGATGGACCTGTACAACATCTGGGGCGGTACCTACGACGTCGACGAACTCGTCGACATCGTGAGTGCAATGCCGGGCCAACAGCTCGCCGACGCGCTCGCCTTGGAGGGAACCACTTCGATGGGGTGGCCGCTGAAGATCAAGACCGCGGTCAAGACGTTCGGCCACTGGTCGACGCTGTTCGAGTTGAAGAAACTCAACGACCTCGCGACCGAGCTCAAATCGGTGTACGACGACTACCCGGCGACGAGCGGCGGGCTCGACTTGTGGCGCTCGCGCCGCGACGCCGTCATGGACGAGGTCTACGAACTCACGGGCGCGGAGCCGAAATACTGA
- a CDS encoding DUF7128 family protein, producing MVATTERDGNTWYECEKCGLLFDSREDAAQHEENCDAEEPSYIQ from the coding sequence ATGGTCGCGACCACAGAGCGAGACGGGAACACGTGGTACGAGTGCGAAAAGTGCGGTCTGTTGTTCGACAGCCGCGAGGACGCGGCCCAACACGAGGAGAACTGCGACGCCGAGGAGCCGAGTTATATCCAGTAA
- a CDS encoding M42 family metallopeptidase: MSTDFAFDDELLADLVETPGVPGYEDKIRARVRAELDGHVDRLRSDSMGNLLGTIEGSDPAYEVVVATHIDEIGFMVKHVDDDGFLELDALGGWDPRILRAQRVTVHTETGDCPGVIGAVPPHTLTDEQKKAERAVGDARVDLGLDAETVAERVSVGDLVTMDGRTERVGEFVTGKSLDNRVSVLAAIEAARRIDDPDATIHFAATTQEEVGLRGASALGVDLDPDLVYNLDTTVANDVPGFEAGEQVTRLGEGAAIKLKDSSVVTNHKLNRRLRGVAEDRGINHQLEVLPAGGTDTGGLQRAGGARPAGAISIPTRYLHTPTESVHGGDLDAAIELLVAALRTEDGTHDYTL, encoded by the coding sequence ATGTCGACCGACTTCGCGTTCGACGACGAACTGCTCGCGGACCTTGTCGAGACGCCCGGCGTGCCGGGCTACGAGGACAAAATTCGAGCACGGGTCCGCGCGGAACTCGACGGTCACGTCGACCGGCTCCGGTCGGATTCGATGGGTAACCTCCTCGGCACTATCGAGGGCTCCGACCCCGCCTACGAGGTCGTCGTAGCGACCCACATCGACGAGATCGGGTTCATGGTGAAACACGTCGACGACGATGGCTTTCTCGAACTCGACGCCCTCGGCGGATGGGACCCGCGTATCCTCCGGGCGCAGCGAGTCACGGTCCACACGGAGACCGGCGATTGTCCGGGTGTGATCGGCGCGGTCCCGCCGCACACGCTGACCGACGAACAAAAGAAAGCCGAACGGGCGGTCGGCGACGCCCGGGTCGATCTCGGTCTCGACGCCGAGACGGTCGCGGAGCGGGTCTCCGTTGGCGACCTCGTCACGATGGACGGCCGGACCGAACGCGTCGGCGAGTTCGTCACCGGCAAGTCCCTGGATAACCGGGTGTCGGTGCTCGCGGCGATCGAGGCGGCCCGCCGGATCGACGACCCCGACGCGACGATCCACTTCGCCGCGACGACCCAAGAGGAGGTCGGCCTCCGGGGGGCCTCGGCGCTCGGCGTCGATCTCGACCCGGACCTCGTCTACAACCTGGATACGACGGTCGCAAACGACGTCCCCGGTTTCGAGGCCGGCGAGCAGGTGACCCGACTCGGCGAGGGGGCGGCGATCAAACTGAAAGACTCGAGTGTCGTCACGAACCACAAGCTCAACCGACGGCTCCGAGGGGTGGCCGAGGATCGCGGGATCAACCACCAACTCGAGGTGTTGCCTGCCGGCGGGACCGACACGGGCGGCCTCCAGCGCGCCGGCGGTGCCCGTCCCGCGGGCGCGATTTCGATCCCGACGCGGTACCTGCACACGCCGACTGAAAGCGTCCACGGCGGCGACCTCGACGCGGCGATCGAGTTGCTCGTCGCAGCGTTGCGGACGGAGGACGGGACGCACGACTACACGCTCTGA
- a CDS encoding sensor histidine kinase translates to MILQSSPSTFATGLTVLVGLVACALPVWLRVVRWPQLREQHADLAVPFIITTVLFGVLVVSFPVYKGIIPPDAYALLTLVILAAVLVPWAVFCLRYTGRDHLLTNRRIGVVSTVLYLFVAVFMLGVTDTIPGSTPLTILLGIGVVGLLGGAFAIVGIVLLSTYRDAEVPMRQSLALVLPLVVLMMAAQGLGADPNTRTIANTTVLAVATGSLWIAVTRYDVLTRRPGTSRLGLRSVVTEMDEAVLIINTDENIINANAAATALFGSDIVGESFETVFEQSVSSVRACNTLEHSTTSGTQTFDPRVSSITGGSGQRLGITITLIDVTDREMRRQRIEVLNRILRHNVRNDLDVVLANSNHISDDDIRSTITSTLQKTLRLSAKAREAEEVMNTVTTSPEEFDLAALAMTVADGFRSDDPSGEITVEAADIQIVSHQPVVRRILYELVENALKHSDTDAPRVQITVREDSDGHTELVVADNGPGIPELEQEAVADGRETQLNHGRGIGLWFVNWAVTQLGGELEFDQNNPTGSIVTVRLCD, encoded by the coding sequence GTGATCCTCCAGAGCTCTCCCAGCACATTTGCGACTGGTCTAACCGTTCTGGTTGGGCTGGTAGCATGTGCGCTCCCTGTGTGGCTACGAGTAGTTCGGTGGCCCCAGCTGCGCGAGCAACATGCTGATTTAGCTGTCCCGTTTATCATCACAACGGTACTGTTTGGGGTGCTTGTTGTCTCCTTTCCTGTGTATAAAGGCATCATACCGCCAGACGCTTACGCGCTGTTGACTCTGGTAATCTTGGCGGCAGTACTGGTTCCATGGGCTGTATTTTGCCTCAGGTACACCGGACGAGATCACCTCCTGACGAATCGTCGAATCGGTGTTGTCAGCACTGTACTCTATCTGTTCGTCGCTGTATTCATGCTGGGTGTCACAGACACCATTCCGGGATCGACGCCATTGACCATCCTGTTGGGTATCGGGGTAGTAGGCCTGCTTGGCGGGGCATTTGCAATCGTCGGGATCGTATTACTCTCCACGTACCGAGACGCCGAAGTCCCCATGCGACAGAGTCTGGCACTGGTGCTTCCACTCGTTGTGCTAATGATGGCAGCGCAGGGACTTGGTGCTGACCCCAACACGCGAACAATAGCTAACACCACCGTATTGGCGGTTGCTACCGGATCACTGTGGATAGCTGTCACCCGATACGATGTGCTTACTCGCAGGCCGGGGACAAGTCGTCTGGGCCTTCGCTCGGTGGTGACCGAGATGGACGAGGCGGTCTTGATAATCAATACCGATGAAAACATCATCAACGCGAACGCGGCGGCAACAGCCCTGTTTGGCTCGGATATCGTCGGTGAATCCTTCGAAACCGTTTTTGAGCAATCAGTCTCGTCAGTGCGTGCGTGTAATACACTCGAACATTCGACTACAAGCGGGACTCAGACGTTTGACCCCCGCGTGTCTAGTATAACTGGCGGCAGCGGTCAGCGACTGGGCATTACCATCACCCTCATTGATGTGACTGACCGTGAAATGCGACGCCAGCGGATCGAGGTTCTCAATCGAATTCTCAGACATAACGTCCGAAATGATCTTGACGTCGTCTTAGCCAATTCGAATCACATCTCAGACGACGATATCCGCTCAACGATCACGAGCACACTCCAAAAAACGCTTCGGCTAAGCGCAAAGGCCCGTGAGGCTGAGGAGGTGATGAACACTGTTACGACCTCGCCGGAGGAATTCGATCTTGCGGCTCTCGCAATGACTGTAGCCGACGGGTTTCGATCTGACGACCCGAGTGGAGAGATTACGGTTGAGGCAGCCGATATCCAGATCGTATCCCACCAGCCTGTTGTTCGACGGATCCTCTATGAGCTGGTGGAAAATGCACTGAAGCACTCTGACACCGACGCCCCCCGTGTCCAGATTACCGTTCGAGAGGATTCGGATGGGCACACCGAACTCGTCGTCGCTGACAACGGTCCCGGCATCCCGGAGTTGGAGCAAGAAGCCGTGGCCGATGGACGCGAGACCCAACTCAACCATGGCCGCGGAATCGGACTCTGGTTTGTGAACTGGGCTGTCACTCAACTGGGCGGTGAACTTGAGTTCGATCAGAACAACCCAACCGGTAGTATCGTCACTGTTCGACTATGTGATTGA
- a CDS encoding protein sorting system archaetidylserine decarboxylase translates to MLSSIPEVVALPSVAPGAWRLARPPLLAAVALAFVSPPLAVGCLLAAGVALWFHRDPRRSPPPSGVVAPADGRVSVVRREGDRVRVAVFMNVTDVHVNRAPVGGTVETVEHTPGRHLPAFSKDSERNERVRIDLSGYEVTLVAGAVARRIHPYVEGGETLARGDRIGHISFGSRADVLFPPEYDPGDVRVIEGQRVRAGETVLAARDG, encoded by the coding sequence GTGCTCTCATCGATCCCGGAGGTCGTTGCGCTCCCGTCGGTCGCACCCGGCGCGTGGCGACTCGCCCGGCCCCCGCTTCTCGCCGCCGTCGCGCTCGCGTTCGTGAGTCCACCGCTGGCCGTCGGTTGTCTGCTCGCCGCCGGCGTGGCGCTTTGGTTCCACCGCGACCCCCGGCGCTCGCCGCCGCCGTCGGGAGTCGTCGCCCCCGCGGACGGCCGGGTGTCTGTCGTCCGCCGGGAGGGCGACCGCGTCCGCGTCGCGGTGTTCATGAACGTCACCGACGTCCACGTCAACCGCGCGCCCGTCGGCGGGACCGTCGAGACGGTCGAACACACGCCCGGGAGACACCTCCCCGCGTTCAGCAAGGACTCAGAACGCAACGAGCGCGTCCGAATCGACCTCTCCGGGTACGAGGTGACGCTCGTCGCGGGCGCGGTCGCCCGCCGGATTCATCCCTACGTCGAGGGGGGCGAGACGCTTGCCCGCGGGGACCGGATCGGCCACATCTCCTTCGGATCGCGGGCCGACGTACTCTTTCCCCCGGAGTACGACCCCGGCGACGTCCGCGTGATCGAGGGCCAGCGCGTCCGGGCCGGCGAGACGGTGCTCGCCGCTCGTGACGGCTGA
- a CDS encoding DUF5796 family protein, protein MTERSDIAPETLHVGLDPEGVEVEYVDGRSVFYHGIPRKREGSVVCPPGRDVHVLVTSPDGTEGVMMYVNDRTTADGILESTGVGRIVLERDETASLFPGVDAENHGYRVEISADPDVARGRVFVFAEDETGEAAYELVADAGKKSDCDTEDGSDA, encoded by the coding sequence ATGACAGAGCGAAGCGACATCGCGCCCGAGACGCTCCACGTCGGTCTCGACCCCGAGGGCGTCGAGGTGGAGTACGTCGACGGCCGATCGGTCTTCTATCACGGCATCCCGCGGAAGCGCGAGGGAAGCGTTGTCTGCCCGCCCGGCCGCGACGTCCACGTCCTCGTCACTTCGCCCGACGGGACCGAAGGCGTCATGATGTATGTCAACGACCGGACCACCGCGGACGGGATCCTCGAGTCGACGGGCGTGGGCCGGATCGTCCTCGAACGCGACGAGACGGCGTCGCTGTTCCCCGGGGTCGACGCGGAAAACCACGGCTACCGGGTCGAGATTTCGGCCGATCCGGACGTCGCCCGCGGTCGGGTGTTCGTCTTCGCCGAGGACGAGACTGGCGAAGCCGCCTACGAACTCGTCGCCGACGCAGGGAAAAAAAGCGACTGCGACACCGAGGACGGGAGCGACGCCTGA